CCACTCCGACCGTAGCATAACATTCTTGTAAAATTTTTCTAACCTCACCTGAGAACATTTCTAAATGAGTGTATTTACCTTCCCGGGCTAAAATTTTGGCCGAAGCGCCGGCGCTCCTTATTAATTTTCCACCCTGACTAGGATTCAATTCTATATTGTAGACCAATGTTCCGACCGGAATATTTTTTAATTTCATTCTGTTGCCGATTTTAACTTCAGTTTTTTCAGCGCAAATAATTTCATCGCCGATTTTCATATCTTTGGCTGCCAAAAGATATCCTTTTTTCCCATTTTGGTATTCTATTAAAGCAATAAAAGCCGTCCGATAAGGGTCATATTCAAAAGCCAGAATTTTGCCGGCAAGGCCCTTTTTTTCCTGACCAAAATCTAAAATCCGGTATAATTTTTTTACTCCCCCGCCCCGGTGACGAATGGTTATCCTGCCAGAACACGCTCGACCGGCTCTTTTTTTTAAAGAGATAAGCAATTTTTTTTCTGGCTCTTTTTTTGTAAGTAATAAATGCTTTTTCATAAAAATGTTTAAGCCAGGCAAGTGGTTTCAGTGAGCTAGCCTCGCTGGGGCGAGCGAACGACCCTGAAACCAGCTTGCCGAGCGATTATCCAGCTAACCAGAAAAAATAAAAGCGAGGGAAGTAATTTTTAGGAGCATCCGCAGCCGAGCGGGCAAGGTCTCGCACTCAGCGAGGAGCGAGGCGAGGACATGAGCGAACGAACACGCTGGGTGAGTGAGCGTATCCTAAAAATTAGCCTGCCGAGCGATTATCGTGGTAATACTTCTATCTTCTGCCCCTTTTTTATTTTAATAATTGCTTTTTTATATCCCGCCCTCCAACCTGAAATTTTTCCCAATTTTCTTTTTTTGGGCTGAAGATTAATGATTTTAACATCTAAAACATCTACCTTATAAAAATTTTCAACCGCTTTTTTAATTTCCGTTTTATTTGTTTTGGAAAAGACCTTAAATACATATTGGTTCTCTTTGGTTAAATCGGTCGCTTTTTCAGTAATATGGGGAGATTTTAAAATTTGATAAAGGTTTGTCATTTTGATTTTAAAAATGTGGTTTTTATTATTTTAATTGATTCTTTTGGCATGATTAAATACTTAAAAGAAAGCAGGTCTAAACAATTTAAATCTTTTACCTGAATGGTTTTTACTTGTGGAAGATTTCTAGCCGCTAAAATTATCTTTTTGTTCATTTCCGGTAAAGCAATCAAAGTGTTTCCTTTTTTGAAATTTTCAATTTTTGAACTTAAAACATTAATAATTTCGGCCATTGATTTTGTTTTTGCTTTTTCTAATTTCAATTGATTGACAAAAATTAATAAATTACTTTTCGCCTTAGCGGTCAAAACCATCAAAAGAGCTTTTCTTTTTATTTTCTTGGGAATCATTTTTTTGAAAACTTTTTCTTTTCTCGGTCCAAAAGTTATTCCCCCGCCCCGCCAAAGAGGAGAACGAATTGAACCGTGTCTAGCCCTACCCGTTCCTTTTTGCCGCCAGGGTTTTTTTCCTCCGCCCCTTACCTCTCCCCTGGTTTTTGTTTGAGCCAGAATTTTTCTCCGGTTTGCCATCTGAGAAACAACAACTTGATGAATCAAATCGTGATTTATTTTAACATCAAAAATTTCTTTTGGCAGCGAAATTTTTTCTATTTCCTTACCTTCTTGATTGTAAACTGTTATTTCCATATAAAAATTAAGCGAGGCAACTATCCCCTAATTTCCAATAAAGTTCCTTTTGGCCCGGGTATAGCCCCTTTTATCGCCAAAAGATTATTTTCTTTATCAATTTTAACTATTTTTAAATTTTTGATTGTTACTCTTTGGTTTCCCATACGACCTGCCATTTTTTTCCCTTTTATTACTCTTTCGGGAAAAGAACTGCCAATTGAGCCGGCTTTTCTTGATTCATGTTTTACTCCATGAGTGGCATTTCTACCCGAAAATCCCCATCTTTTGACTACTCCGGCAAAACCTTTTCCCTTAGAAATTCCGGAAACTTCAACAACATCTCCTTCCCGAAAAATTGAAACATTGATTTCATCTCCGACTTTATATTTTGAAACATCTATATTGTCTCTATTGTTTCCCCTAAACTCCCGCAAATATCTAAATGGTTTTTGTTTTTGCGGTTTTTTTATTTTCTTGTCTTTTAATTTTATAAAACCAATCTGTGAAGCGTCATAATTATCTTTTTTATCTTTCTTGTCCCCTGGCTGGCTGGCAGTAATGGCGCGGGACTCTTTGGTTTTTACTTGAGTAATTTGACAGGGGCCGGCTTCAATTAAAGTTATCGGAATTACTTTTCCGTTTTTGTCAAAAATTTGAGACATACCAAGTTTTAAACCTAAAATAAATTTCATGATTAATAGCAGATTTAAAATAACGGAGGACAGTCCTCCGTATCTAAGATATGTAAGAATCCCGAGTGTTGTTTACACTTTTTTGAGCGAGGCAATAAAGTTAAAATAACGGAGGACAGTCCTCCGTATCTTAGATCTGTGCCTTACATTTTAATTTCAATATCAACTCCGGCCGGTAAAGTAAGTCGCGTTAGAGCATCAATTATTTTTGGATTGGGATTTAAAATATCAATTAGTCTTTTATGAATTCTCATTTCAAACTGCTCCCTGGCGTCTTTATGAACAAAAGAGGACCGATTAACAGTATATTTGTGAATTTCGGTTGGAATGGGCACCGGGCCCAAAACCTCCACCCCGCAACGCAAAGCTATTTCAATAATTTGTTTTGTTGAATTATCAATAACTTTGTGGTCGTAAGACCGCAGTTTAATCCGAATCTTGGTTTTTATTTCTTCAACTTCAGCAACTGTTTTTTTGGCTGGCATCTTAAAAGAACAATAAAAATTGCTAATTATTCCGTTATAACTTATTAACTATTTTATTATTTTCGTCGTTACTCCTGCTCCTACTGTTTTTCCTCCTTCCCGAATTGCAAACCTTTGTTTTTCTTCCAAAGCAATAGGAACAATTAATTTTATTTTTAAATTAACGGTGTCGCCAGGCATGACCATTTCCGTTCCCTCGGCTAAAACCACATCTCCGGTCACATCAGTAGTTCTGAAATAAAGTTGGGGTTTATAGCCGGAAAAAAATGGGGTATGACGACCACCTTCTTCTTTGGTTAAAATATAAACTTCGGCTTCAAATTCAGTATGAGGAGTAATCGTTCCCGGTTTAGCTAAAACCTGACCCCTTTGCGCGTCTTCTTTTTTAAGGCCCCTAATCAAGACCCCGACATTGTCGCCAGCTCTTCCTTCGTCAAGAATTTTCTGAAACATTTCAACACTAACCGCAGTGGTCTTAACTGTTGGTTTAATACCAACTATCTCTATTTCGTCATTATTTTGAACCACTCCTCTTTCAACTCTTCCGGTTACAACCGTTCCTCGGCCGGAAATGGAAAAAACATCTTCAATAGCCATTAAAAATGGTTTATCTATTTCTCTAACCGGTTCGGGAATATGTTCATCTACCGCTTTCATTAATTCCAAAATTTTCTTTGCCCATTCATCATCAATAGATTTTGCTTCCAGGGCTTTTGCGGCCGAACCCTTAATTATTGGAATAGTATCACCGGGAAAACCATATTTTTTCAAAATTTCTCGGACTTCACTCTCAACTAAATCAATAATTTCCGGGTCATCAACCAAATCGCATTTATTTAAAAAGACAACTATTGAAGGCAGACCGACTTGACGAGCCAATAAAATATGCTCTCTGGTTTGAGGCATTGGTCCATCAGGAGCTGAAACCACTAAAATTGCGCCGTCCATTTGAGCTGCTCCGGTAATCATATTTTTGATATAATCAGCGTGGCCCGGACAATCAATATGGGCATAATGTCTTTTTTCGGTTTCATATTCAAGATGAGAAATACTAATGGTCAATCCCCTGGCTTTTTCTTCAGGAGCGGCATCAATTTGATCAACCGATTTTTTAACTATTTTGGGGTTGCTCAAGCCCAAAACATGTAAAATAGATGCCACTAATGTGGTTTTTCCATGGTCAACATGACCAATAGTGCCGACATTAATATGGGGTTTTTCCCTGATAAATTTTTCTTTTTCTGCCATAAAATTATAATGCGAACCTACCAATAATATACGAGCGCCGCGAATAATTTATTTATTCGCAACATTCGGATAAAAATTCGCAGCATTCGGATTATTCTTATTATATTATTATTCTACTTAATCTTTAAAGTTTGTCAATATAAGTTGTCTGAACGTCAGTCAAGGTTTAACGTCAACAGGATTTATTGTTCGCTGTTTATTACAAAAAGTCAATGG
This DNA window, taken from Candidatus Nealsonbacteria bacterium, encodes the following:
- the rpsJ gene encoding 30S ribosomal protein S10, which translates into the protein MPAKKTVAEVEEIKTKIRIKLRSYDHKVIDNSTKQIIEIALRCGVEVLGPVPIPTEIHKYTVNRSSFVHKDAREQFEMRIHKRLIDILNPNPKIIDALTRLTLPAGVDIEIKM
- the rplC gene encoding 50S ribosomal protein L3 — its product is MMKFILGLKLGMSQIFDKNGKVIPITLIEAGPCQITQVKTKESRAITASQPGDKKDKKDNYDASQIGFIKLKDKKIKKPQKQKPFRYLREFRGNNRDNIDVSKYKVGDEINVSIFREGDVVEVSGISKGKGFAGVVKRWGFSGRNATHGVKHESRKAGSIGSSFPERVIKGKKMAGRMGNQRVTIKNLKIVKIDKENNLLAIKGAIPGPKGTLLEIRG
- the tuf gene encoding elongation factor Tu gives rise to the protein MAEKEKFIREKPHINVGTIGHVDHGKTTLVASILHVLGLSNPKIVKKSVDQIDAAPEEKARGLTISISHLEYETEKRHYAHIDCPGHADYIKNMITGAAQMDGAILVVSAPDGPMPQTREHILLARQVGLPSIVVFLNKCDLVDDPEIIDLVESEVREILKKYGFPGDTIPIIKGSAAKALEAKSIDDEWAKKILELMKAVDEHIPEPVREIDKPFLMAIEDVFSISGRGTVVTGRVERGVVQNNDEIEIVGIKPTVKTTAVSVEMFQKILDEGRAGDNVGVLIRGLKKEDAQRGQVLAKPGTITPHTEFEAEVYILTKEEGGRHTPFFSGYKPQLYFRTTDVTGDVVLAEGTEMVMPGDTVNLKIKLIVPIALEEKQRFAIREGGKTVGAGVTTKIIK
- the rplD gene encoding 50S ribosomal protein L4 produces the protein MEITVYNQEGKEIEKISLPKEIFDVKINHDLIHQVVVSQMANRRKILAQTKTRGEVRGGGKKPWRQKGTGRARHGSIRSPLWRGGGITFGPRKEKVFKKMIPKKIKRKALLMVLTAKAKSNLLIFVNQLKLEKAKTKSMAEIINVLSSKIENFKKGNTLIALPEMNKKIILAARNLPQVKTIQVKDLNCLDLLSFKYLIMPKESIKIIKTTFLKSK
- the rplB gene encoding 50S ribosomal protein L2; protein product: MKKHLLLTKKEPEKKLLISLKKRAGRACSGRITIRHRGGGVKKLYRILDFGQEKKGLAGKILAFEYDPYRTAFIALIEYQNGKKGYLLAAKDMKIGDEIICAEKTEVKIGNRMKLKNIPVGTLVYNIELNPSQGGKLIRSAGASAKILAREGKYTHLEMFSGEVRKILQECYATVGVVSYPEHRFEIIGKAGRRRLKGWRPTVRGTAMNPVDHPHGGGEGKTPIGLKHPKTPWGKPALGKKTRKKKKWTNKYIIQRRKPKKKKK
- the rplW gene encoding 50S ribosomal protein L23 produces the protein MTNLYQILKSPHITEKATDLTKENQYVFKVFSKTNKTEIKKAVENFYKVDVLDVKIINLQPKKRKLGKISGWRAGYKKAIIKIKKGQKIEVLPR